The Glycine soja cultivar W05 chromosome 3, ASM419377v2, whole genome shotgun sequence genome window below encodes:
- the LOC114406637 gene encoding transcription factor TGA2.3-like isoform X2, which produces MGSRSRTVNVNTKDTDKVLNGMPSYAPPLPSSSNSMAMEATNAHPSRISEFGTLEQSLGFRVEDTINLSRNPMFNQMKSNSQALGADIQFGALNKALVFQKDSQPTLASTSAGRENWGETNMADASPRTDTSTDDTEDKNQRPERDESSGSKDKSDQKTLRRLAQNREAARKSRLRKKAYVQQLESSRLKLTQLEQELQRSRQQGIFISSTGDQAQSMSGNGAMAFDVEYARWLEEHNRQTNELRAAINSHAGDIELRTIVDNFMTQFDDIFRLKGIAAKADVFHILSGMWKTPAERCFMWIGGFRSSELLKLLLSQLEPLAEQQLMGIYNLQQSSQQTEDALSQGMDALQQSLSETLANGSPSSSGSSGNVANYMGQMAMAMGKLGTLEGFLHQADNLRQQTLQQMLRILTTRQSARALLAISDYFSRLRALSSLWLARPRE; this is translated from the exons ATGGGTAGCAGAAGTAGAACAGTAAACGTTAACACTAAGGACACTGACAAGGTTCTGAACGGGATGCCAAGCTACGCTCCTCCATTGCCTTCTTCTTCCAATTCCAT GGCCATGGAAGCAACTAATGCTCATCCTTCCCGTATTTCTGAATTTGGAACCCTGGAGCAATCTCTTGGATTTCGTGTTGAAGATACCATTAATCTTAGCAGAA ATCCGATGTTTAATCAAATGAAATCAAATAGCCAAGCTCTAGGTGCTGATATTCAATTTGGTGCTTTAAATAAG GCACTGGTATTCCAAAAAGATTCGCAACCAACTCTGGCTTCGACATCTGCTGGTCGTGAGAACTGGGGAGAGACCAACATGGCTGATGCTAGCCCTAGGACTGATACTTCAACAGATGATACAGAAGACAAAAATCAAAGG CCTGAAAGGGATGAATCCAGTGGATCAAAAGATAAATCAGATCAAAAG aCATTAAGACGGCTTGCTCAAAATCGTGAGGCTGCCAGGAAAAGCCGACTGAGGAAAAAG GCATATGTGCAACAATTAGAGAGCAGTAGGTTGAAACTGACCCAACTTGAGCAGGAGCTCCAGCGATCTCGCCAGCAG GGAATATTTATTTCAAGTACTGGAGATCAGGCACAGTCAATGAGTGGAAATG GCGCTATGGCATTTGATGTAGAGTACGCACGATGGTTAGAAGAGCATAATAGACAAACCAATGAGCTAAGGGCTGCAATAAATTCTCATGCTGGAGATATTGAACTTCGAACCATTGTTGACAATTTCATGACGCAGTTTGATGATATCTTCAGACTGAAAGGTATTGCCGCAAAAGCTGATGTTTTCCACATTCTGTCAGGAATGTGGAAGACTCCAGCTGAGAGGTGTTTCATGTGGATTGGAGGCTTTCGGTCATCCGAACTCCTCAAG CTTCTTCTAAGTCAGTTGGAGCCTTTAGCCGAGCAACAATTGATGGGCATCTACAACTTGCAGCAATCATCCCAGCAGACTGAAGATGCTCTTTCCCAAGGGATGGATGCATTGCAGCAATCACTATCTGAGACATTGGCTAATGGTTCGCCCAGCTCATCAGGCTCCTCGGGAAATGTGGCAAATTACATGGGGCAAATGGCTATGGCCATGGGAAAGCTTGGTACACTTGAGGGGTTTCTTCACCAG GCTGACAATCTGCGGCAGCAGACATTACAACAAATGCTTCGAATATTAACGACCAGGCAATCGGCTCGTGCTCTTCTTGCCATCAGTGATTATTTCTCACGGCTGAGAGCGCTGAGTTCTTTGTGGCTTGCCAGGCCAAGGGAGTGA
- the LOC114406637 gene encoding transcription factor TGA2.3-like isoform X1 produces the protein MGSRSRTVNVNTKDTDKVLNGMPSYAPPLPSSSNSMAMEATNAHPSRISEFGTLEQSLGFRVEDTINLSRNPMFNQMKSNSQALGADIQFGALNKSIATSDINLSAAIAASQALVFQKDSQPTLASTSAGRENWGETNMADASPRTDTSTDDTEDKNQRPERDESSGSKDKSDQKTLRRLAQNREAARKSRLRKKAYVQQLESSRLKLTQLEQELQRSRQQGIFISSTGDQAQSMSGNGAMAFDVEYARWLEEHNRQTNELRAAINSHAGDIELRTIVDNFMTQFDDIFRLKGIAAKADVFHILSGMWKTPAERCFMWIGGFRSSELLKLLLSQLEPLAEQQLMGIYNLQQSSQQTEDALSQGMDALQQSLSETLANGSPSSSGSSGNVANYMGQMAMAMGKLGTLEGFLHQADNLRQQTLQQMLRILTTRQSARALLAISDYFSRLRALSSLWLARPRE, from the exons ATGGGTAGCAGAAGTAGAACAGTAAACGTTAACACTAAGGACACTGACAAGGTTCTGAACGGGATGCCAAGCTACGCTCCTCCATTGCCTTCTTCTTCCAATTCCAT GGCCATGGAAGCAACTAATGCTCATCCTTCCCGTATTTCTGAATTTGGAACCCTGGAGCAATCTCTTGGATTTCGTGTTGAAGATACCATTAATCTTAGCAGAA ATCCGATGTTTAATCAAATGAAATCAAATAGCCAAGCTCTAGGTGCTGATATTCAATTTGGTGCTTTAAATAAG TCAATTGCAACATCGGATATAAACCTCTCTGCTGCTATTGCTGCATCTCAGGCACTGGTATTCCAAAAAGATTCGCAACCAACTCTGGCTTCGACATCTGCTGGTCGTGAGAACTGGGGAGAGACCAACATGGCTGATGCTAGCCCTAGGACTGATACTTCAACAGATGATACAGAAGACAAAAATCAAAGG CCTGAAAGGGATGAATCCAGTGGATCAAAAGATAAATCAGATCAAAAG aCATTAAGACGGCTTGCTCAAAATCGTGAGGCTGCCAGGAAAAGCCGACTGAGGAAAAAG GCATATGTGCAACAATTAGAGAGCAGTAGGTTGAAACTGACCCAACTTGAGCAGGAGCTCCAGCGATCTCGCCAGCAG GGAATATTTATTTCAAGTACTGGAGATCAGGCACAGTCAATGAGTGGAAATG GCGCTATGGCATTTGATGTAGAGTACGCACGATGGTTAGAAGAGCATAATAGACAAACCAATGAGCTAAGGGCTGCAATAAATTCTCATGCTGGAGATATTGAACTTCGAACCATTGTTGACAATTTCATGACGCAGTTTGATGATATCTTCAGACTGAAAGGTATTGCCGCAAAAGCTGATGTTTTCCACATTCTGTCAGGAATGTGGAAGACTCCAGCTGAGAGGTGTTTCATGTGGATTGGAGGCTTTCGGTCATCCGAACTCCTCAAG CTTCTTCTAAGTCAGTTGGAGCCTTTAGCCGAGCAACAATTGATGGGCATCTACAACTTGCAGCAATCATCCCAGCAGACTGAAGATGCTCTTTCCCAAGGGATGGATGCATTGCAGCAATCACTATCTGAGACATTGGCTAATGGTTCGCCCAGCTCATCAGGCTCCTCGGGAAATGTGGCAAATTACATGGGGCAAATGGCTATGGCCATGGGAAAGCTTGGTACACTTGAGGGGTTTCTTCACCAG GCTGACAATCTGCGGCAGCAGACATTACAACAAATGCTTCGAATATTAACGACCAGGCAATCGGCTCGTGCTCTTCTTGCCATCAGTGATTATTTCTCACGGCTGAGAGCGCTGAGTTCTTTGTGGCTTGCCAGGCCAAGGGAGTGA